TTACCTCCTGAGCCCGACTCTTATCCATTATAAGAATGTCACTCCCCGCTTCAACAACAACAATATCCCTCAATCCCACAAGGGCTACCCTTCTACTCTCAGTAAAGACCGAGCACTTCTCTGAATCTAAAAAAATCACCCTATCCCCTACCGGAGTTCGATTCATATCTTCATCAGGATCCAAAACATCATCAACAGATTTCCAACATCCCAAATCCGTCCATCCTAATTCAGCCGGCACCACCACCCTCTTATCAGCACATTCCATAATACCATAATCTATTGAAATTGAATCCAAGGATGAAAATATCCTCTCCTTGATATCCCATACTTCGTCTTCATTGGACTCCATCTGCTCCAAGCTGAGTCTCTCAAATTGATTAAAAGCACTATAGTGTTTAGGCATCAACCTTTTAAAGTTCTCAATAATAACAGATGTGCTCCAAATAAACATTCCGCTGTTCCAGTAATAATTACCATCATTTAAATACTCCCTTGCCTTTTCAATATCTGGCTTCTCTACAAATCTATCGACCTGTTGAATACTCCCCTCATTATCAATGGATTTAATATATCCATATCCAGTCTCAGGATAGCTTGGTCTTAATCCGATTGTTACTAATTTATTCTTCTCTGCCTCCTTGATAGCAATCTTTAATATTCTAATAAAATCCTCCCTTTTCTTAATATGATGGTCAGCCGGAAGGACTAACATAATGGAATTATCATACTTCTTTGATAAATAGGTAGCAGCATACAGCACAGCAGCAGCAGTGTTTCTAGGATAGGGTTCAGCAAGTATCCTCCCCTTAACTCCAACCCTCCCCAACTCATCAAGGCTTTTTTTCGCATATTTCATCCCAGTAACAATCAAATAAAATTCTGGTCTCAATGGGGAGAGCCGTTCTATTGTATTGGATAAAAGAGTACCATCCCCCGTGAGATTATGAAACTGTTTTGGTTTATCATCACAACTAAGTGGCCAAAGTCTTGTCCCAGCCCCCCCAGCTAATATTACAGGTATTACCTTCATTTTAAAAAACTCCTATAAGAAATCGATTTACTATACCCCATTATCACTCAATCAACAAAATATTATATTACACAAATAATCTTCTTGACGTTCTGGCAGAATACCCCATATTTTAAGATAAAGGGGACGAATATGGTTTCGACTGTAATAATATTTCTGCAGTTGCATGCCGAGTATGCTGCCACTCGTTAAAATGACAGACTTTAAAATAATCGCAAACAATAATTTACCTCTGGCAGCCTAATAGGACTGTCAGCGTCTTTTGAACATCTGCTCCTCTGGGAGTTTATAAAGACGTCATATACAGGGGATAGCTCTTACTACCGTTCCCGATGTAAGAGCGAATAATAAGGGAACTCAGGCTTTGAAGTCGATGCCCATTCTTGACTAAAAAGCTTAAACTTAAGAATGGGATAAGCATGTAGAGGCTTCAGATGTATATTGCAGGACGCGGGTTCGAATCCCGCCGTCTCCAAAAGAGGCTTCATTCTATTTTTTCATAAATTTCAGGTTTAACAGCTTTCTAATGAACCTCTCGCTAATCTTATCCATTAAGTAATTCTTTACCACAGTATAATCAATCTCTCGACTCTCGTATCCATTAGACTGATGATCTAAATATACTATATTAAAATTTTTATCCACAATAACAACAACTGAATCAAAATCCATATACTGCATTGCTGCAGAAATAACATCATATATTTCATATATTACCAAACCATCAAGATTGTTCTCTTCAATGATCTTTCTTAATTCACTCTCATTTTTTCGAAGATAGAGATTGACCACTCCAATAGACTTATATCTTAAAAATCTTTTATTATCGGAGAGTTGATAGAACCTCTCTTGCATAGATCCATATAATATAACCTCTTCACTGCAATCAGATATGATACTGATTTCCTTAATGGATTTGTAGTCACCCATCCAGGAATTGATACTATTGATCTGTTCATCAGCAACAATACCACCATCCCTCGAAAGCCTAATCACAATGCCAACCCTCTTTAACTTAGAGAGAGATTTATTATTTTTTAGCTCAGTTTTTACTGAATAACTCGAGCAGGCGAGAATGGTAAATAAACAGAAAGCAAATATATTGATAACTAATTTCTTTTTCATTAATTCACGTTTTTGTATTTATCTGTAAACAGACATACCTTATCATAATAATATTCTAACAAACTTCTATGTTAGGAGCTATCATCATCCTGCACAGCCCCTTTAAAATTTTTGCCCAGGACGGGACTTGAACCCGTACAGGATAATTCCCACATGGCCCTCAACCATGCGTGTCTACCAGATTCCACCACCTGGGCAGATGTTCATATGTACTATATTTATCGGGAACAACAATTAAGACTATGAGCTAATAATAAAGGCTGTCCCCTCTGATGTAATTGAGCAATCTCAATTCCCATATAGTACAACCACTCCTTCAATATGATTCTCTTGTGTTAAAGTTTCCACTTCTCCTGAAAATAGGTTTCCTTTACGCTTTTGGCCTTATCCATCGCCCATGACTCTAATCCCATCTTCTTGATTAGACATAGATTATAAACTTTAGTATTGTGTGGAACAACAGATGCCATATCTGCATATGGATGAAGGTGGTCACAAGGGAATTCAGCACACTCATTACAGAATTTAATTCCTTTTCTCACAATACACTTATACACATTACACGGCTCGCTCATCCCCAGGAAAGCAATTTTCCCGCTTTCATTCCTACACCCATCACAGGATGCATCTTTAATGGGAATACCGAGTTGCTGTGAGATGTTAGCTCGTAGATCTTCATTATCTTTTGCCAAATACATGGGACAATTAAAACAATCTAATCCACAGGGCGCTGTCAATTGAAGATAGTCCATTTCATCACCCCTATAGGTACAACGACTTAAATATAAAAGCCTATAATAAATATAATTTGTCAACAATAATAAATAGTCAGAAAAAAACTACAAAATCAAATCTTAGATCAAAATACTATATTACTTCATGAAGCGGTAGCGTGAAGAGCTTCATCCCACTCCCATTATGTTTATTTATCAGTTCCATAATTTTAGCCTTCAACTCTTCTTCAATCTCGTCAGTTAATAATGCTAAAATAACGCTATTATGACCTGGCCAAACTGCTGTATCCATCTTTGGATCTGAGCTTTTACCCGTACCCTGAACCTTATCCCACTTAGTAAAGCCAGGCACTAAATCTGAGGTGAATAGATCCATAACCTCATCATCATAATCGACATCGTATATTAATAAGGCAAGCTTTGGTTCACTCTTAATTTTCTTTACTGATTTGCTCCTCTTCACTGTTTCACTCTTCTTCATAACCTAACCCCAATTCTAATTATATTCACTATACTAAATAAGAAAAAAAAAGGATTATACTCTAATCTCATACACATATGAAATCCCACCCCTGCTCTATATGAGTAGCATCTTATTCAAATCCTGGCTATTGATCCATGATATAAATATCATTTCAAATACTTATAACACAAGCGCCTTGAAAGATCTTAAACTGTCTGTAGGATTTGACGGGTTTTTCGACTCTCAAATAGATAAAAGATTGTCGGTATTAAAATAAGCGTCACTAATGATGAAAGCGTAAGTCCCCCAATAAGGGTAACTCCCATTGCATTCCAGACTTCAGAACTCTCTGCTCTGGAAAGCACCATTGGAAGCATGCCAAAAAGGGTGGTTAATGTTGTCATCAAAACCGGACGCAATCGATTTTTCCCTGTCTGCACTATAGCTTCATATAGAGGGACACCTCTTTTCAAAAGAAGATGCATATAATCAACAAGAACAATCGCATTGTTTACAACAATTCCCATCAGCATTATTAGGGACATTATTGTCATTAAACTAAGCGGAATACCTGTAATAAATAAAGCGATGGAAACACCTGTAAAGGCAAAGGGAATAGAAAACATAATTATTAAAGGATCTCGCAAATTTTCAAAGAGAGCAGCCATAACCATATAAACCAGCAAAATTCCAACTATTAGCAGAAGGAGAAGGTCTCCATAAGTCTCTTCCTGATCCTTTAACAATCCGCCAAAACCTACAAAAATTCCATCAGGGACTCCTATGCTGGCTATAATTTCATTCACCTTCTCTCTAGCATACCCAAGATGATATTCTTCCTGAAGATCAGAGCCCACTTTAACAATCGTTGCTCTATTCTTTCTCAATAGCTGAATTGGCCCCTCTGTCCTCTTTATTTCTGCAATACTGGATAGCATAATGGTTCTTCCATCAGGAGTCAGAAGTGGCATACTCATCATTCTGTCAATATCATCCTTCAGGTCATCGTGAAGACGGGTAAATATCTCAAAACTCTCTCCAGCATCCTTCAATTCAGTAGATTCAACACCATAATAATAGTTTCTCAGAGTACTCGCTATCATCGCTACATTGAGTCCCAAGGCTGAAGCCTTTCTTCTGTCAATCTTTATCCATACCTCAGGTCTAGGGTCCCTCTGGCTAAGTGAAACATTTACAAGTCCAGGCACCTTTTTCATCAATTCAGATAATCTATGTGCATACTTCATCATCTCACCAAAATCATAACCACGGATTTCAACCTGAACACCCTTTTCACCACCCAGCATCATTGATGACATCATTGACGCTGCTCTCACCTGAATATCAGATATGCCAGGGAGTTCACGTACCTTTTCCCTAACCACATCCGCTATCCTCTTTACACTTCTCTCTCTTTCATTCTTTTCAACAAGGAGAAAGGAGACCTGTCCAATGTTTGGACCTTGATCGAACCCAAAAGCAATTGCAAATCCCCCTTCACCGGTTCCATCCATGGCATACTTCAAATCTATCTCTTCTTTTTTTACAACTGAATTAATGTCATTAAATATATTAGTAACAACCCTATCTGTCTCTTCTAATTTGGTTCCCTCAGGGAGTCTGAACTTTACACTCAAATCCCCTGTATCAGTATCAGTCATTAATGTTGAGGATAAAAAGGGTATTATAAGCAAACTACTAAAAAAGATAATAAGGGCAATAACAACCGTCTTCCACCTATTTGTTAACGCTAATATTAGAAATCTCTCATAAACCGTTTCAACCTTGTTAAACCAGCCCTCGCTCAAAAGATAAAGCCTCTCCAGTCTTCCTCCTCTGGAAGAAGTCTGAACCGGATTATATTCAACCCATTGAGAGGCAAGCATGGGAGTTAATGAAAGTGATGTAAAAAGGGAAGCGAGCAATGTAATCCCAAGGACTATAGCAAGCTGGTTAAAGATTACTCCAGCTAAGCCCTTTACAAAAATTAAGGGAAGAAATATTATTACTGTGGTTGCTGTTGAGGCAGTAATGGCCATACCCATCTCGCTTGCGCCATAGATAGCGCTGGTTCTTCTATTCCCACCATGCTCAACATGACGAATAATATTCTCAAGAACAACAATCCCATTATCAACGACCATCCCTATGGTGATCACAATAGCCATAAGTGAGATGAGATTGATTGTAAAGTCTGCTATAAACATAAATATAAAAGCGACAATGATTGAGAAGGGTATAACCAGAGACACAATCCCGGCTGTTCGCAATCTTCTTAAAAATATTATAGTTACAACAATAACGAGGAATAACCCAGCGAACAGTGTATTTCTCAAATTATTTATTGCGTTTCGAATCTGTTTAGAATTATCGATTGCAATCTGTATCTTCACATCATCGGGCAGTCGGTGCTTAATCTGATTCAGCCTTTCCTTAACTCCATCGATCACTTCAACAGCATTCTTGCCTGACTGCTTTTGAACCATCATTATCATAGACTTGACACCCACATCCTCCCATGCATTCATCTCAACTGGAGCAAATGAATCAGTAACAGTAGCAACATCCCTCAAATATATTATTCTTCCCTTAAAGTTTCCTACTACTGTATTTTTTATATCTTCAACAGTCTTAAATCTTGCCGGAATCCTAACATAATACTCCATTTCCCCAGTCTCTATGCTTCCAGCAGGAATATTTAAATTCTCCGCTGCCAGAATTTTATTTATCTGAAGAATTGAAAGATGATAAGCCTCTAATTTATTGGCATCAAAATACACATTTATTCTTCTGATAAGACCGCCATCAACCATAAAAGCGCCAACACCAGGAACCCTCTTCAACTCATCAACCACATTCTTCTTCAGTATCATCCTCAAGGATGGCCACGATTGCTCAGCTGTCACAGTCATTATAAGAATAGGCATCCTCTCAGATTTTATCCTCAATACCATTGGACGCTCAATATCCTTGGGAAGCCTCTGTTTAATCACCTCAAGGCTATCCCTGATATCATTAGTGGCTATGTCTAAATCAGCCCCCCATTCAAATTCACAGCCAACAACAGAGAGATTATCCACCGATTTCGATGAAACCTCTTTTAAATTATTCACAGTGCTAACCTGATCCTCAATAAGTTCTGTTACTTCTGACTCGACATCGGATGCGCTGGAACCAGGCCAGGCTGTAATAACCATAATATTTGGAGGTTCAATCTCAGGAAGCATATCTATACTCAACTTTGAGAGCGCTATTGCTCCTAATAAAAAAACAGCAATAAATAGCATTAAAATAGCTACTGGATACTTAACTGAAAACTCAGGCAGTTTCATCTTCTACAACCCTCCATCTGAAGAATTGACTACTTTAACCAACATCTTATCTTTAAGTTGATGTTGTCCTGTTTGTACGATCAATTCATCCCTCTTAAGACCACCCCTTATCTCCCTATACTCTTTATATGTTAATCCGACTGCTACACTTCTGAGCTCAGAAACACCCTCATTTACGACAAAAAGGGTATAATCTGCTGTTCCGGGCGCCTTCATTAAGGCCATCTCAGGCACCATCAAGAGACTTCGTCTTTCCAAAAATAACTCAACATTTGCAAACATTCCAGGACGAACCAATCCAT
The sequence above is a segment of the Spirochaetota bacterium genome. Coding sequences within it:
- a CDS encoding sugar phosphate nucleotidyltransferase, which gives rise to MKVIPVILAGGAGTRLWPLSCDDKPKQFHNLTGDGTLLSNTIERLSPLRPEFYLIVTGMKYAKKSLDELGRVGVKGRILAEPYPRNTAAAVLYAATYLSKKYDNSIMLVLPADHHIKKREDFIRILKIAIKEAEKNKLVTIGLRPSYPETGYGYIKSIDNEGSIQQVDRFVEKPDIEKAREYLNDGNYYWNSGMFIWSTSVIIENFKRLMPKHYSAFNQFERLSLEQMESNEDEVWDIKERIFSSLDSISIDYGIMECADKRVVVPAELGWTDLGCWKSVDDVLDPDEDMNRTPVGDRVIFLDSEKCSVFTESRRVALVGLRDIVVVEAGSDILIMDKSRAQEVRRIVEIVKDRG
- a CDS encoding DUF3795 domain-containing protein, with product MDYLQLTAPCGLDCFNCPMYLAKDNEDLRANISQQLGIPIKDASCDGCRNESGKIAFLGMSEPCNVYKCIVRKGIKFCNECAEFPCDHLHPYADMASVVPHNTKVYNLCLIKKMGLESWAMDKAKSVKETYFQEKWKL
- a CDS encoding transcriptional regulator yields the protein MKKSETVKRSKSVKKIKSEPKLALLIYDVDYDDEVMDLFTSDLVPGFTKWDKVQGTGKSSDPKMDTAVWPGHNSVILALLTDEIEEELKAKIMELINKHNGSGMKLFTLPLHEVI
- a CDS encoding efflux RND transporter permease subunit, whose product is MKLPEFSVKYPVAILMLFIAVFLLGAIALSKLSIDMLPEIEPPNIMVITAWPGSSASDVESEVTELIEDQVSTVNNLKEVSSKSVDNLSVVGCEFEWGADLDIATNDIRDSLEVIKQRLPKDIERPMVLRIKSERMPILIMTVTAEQSWPSLRMILKKNVVDELKRVPGVGAFMVDGGLIRRINVYFDANKLEAYHLSILQINKILAAENLNIPAGSIETGEMEYYVRIPARFKTVEDIKNTVVGNFKGRIIYLRDVATVTDSFAPVEMNAWEDVGVKSMIMMVQKQSGKNAVEVIDGVKERLNQIKHRLPDDVKIQIAIDNSKQIRNAINNLRNTLFAGLFLVIVVTIIFLRRLRTAGIVSLVIPFSIIVAFIFMFIADFTINLISLMAIVITIGMVVDNGIVVLENIIRHVEHGGNRRTSAIYGASEMGMAITASTATTVIIFLPLIFVKGLAGVIFNQLAIVLGITLLASLFTSLSLTPMLASQWVEYNPVQTSSRGGRLERLYLLSEGWFNKVETVYERFLILALTNRWKTVVIALIIFFSSLLIIPFLSSTLMTDTDTGDLSVKFRLPEGTKLEETDRVVTNIFNDINSVVKKEEIDLKYAMDGTGEGGFAIAFGFDQGPNIGQVSFLLVEKNERERSVKRIADVVREKVRELPGISDIQVRAASMMSSMMLGGEKGVQVEIRGYDFGEMMKYAHRLSELMKKVPGLVNVSLSQRDPRPEVWIKIDRRKASALGLNVAMIASTLRNYYYGVESTELKDAGESFEIFTRLHDDLKDDIDRMMSMPLLTPDGRTIMLSSIAEIKRTEGPIQLLRKNRATIVKVGSDLQEEYHLGYAREKVNEIIASIGVPDGIFVGFGGLLKDQEETYGDLLLLLIVGILLVYMVMAALFENLRDPLIIMFSIPFAFTGVSIALFITGIPLSLMTIMSLIMLMGIVVNNAIVLVDYMHLLLKRGVPLYEAIVQTGKNRLRPVLMTTLTTLFGMLPMVLSRAESSEVWNAMGVTLIGGLTLSSLVTLILIPTIFYLFESRKTRQILQTV